A genomic stretch from Candidatus Nitrososphaera gargensis Ga9.2 includes:
- a CDS encoding FUN14 domain-containing protein, which produces MSVDLAFTGTSVGFGGIAGFLIGYAIKKAIKIMMIIVGLFFAALAYLNYQGIVTINWDKLSASASGVTSGLGNATGQIAGVSDQIAPTLINFGIPLTGSFAAAFVLGFMKG; this is translated from the coding sequence ATGAGCGTTGACCTAGCCTTCACAGGTACTTCAGTTGGATTTGGCGGCATAGCTGGCTTCCTGATCGGCTATGCGATAAAAAAGGCGATCAAGATAATGATGATAATAGTCGGACTGTTCTTTGCCGCCCTTGCGTACTTGAACTATCAGGGCATTGTCACCATAAACTGGGACAAGCTGAGCGCGTCGGCATCAGGCGTGACTTCCGGGCTGGGGAATGCGACCGGCCAGATAGCAGGCGTTTCTGACCAGATCGCTCCCACTCTGATAAACTTTGGAATACCTCTCACAGGGAGTTTTGCAGCCGCCTTTGTGCTCGGTTTCATGAAAGGATAA
- the rnhA gene encoding ribonuclease HI gives MIEVYFDGLCQPINPGGIACYAFVVKSNGKTLHRDYGVAGEPFSKDSTNNIAEYTALAKALEWLVANNLAFDKVEIHSDSQLVVNQLEGNYKVKAKRIVPLYRKVLLLKAKFPDMKIKWVPREQNREADRLTNIAYNKTLRENPEYLNRVLKEEKG, from the coding sequence TTGATCGAGGTATACTTTGATGGTCTCTGCCAGCCGATAAACCCCGGTGGCATCGCATGTTATGCTTTTGTTGTAAAGAGCAACGGCAAGACTCTCCACCGCGATTATGGGGTGGCCGGAGAGCCGTTCTCAAAGGATTCAACTAACAATATTGCAGAGTACACCGCGCTAGCCAAGGCGCTAGAGTGGCTCGTTGCCAACAATCTTGCTTTTGACAAAGTCGAGATCCATAGTGATTCCCAGCTGGTCGTCAACCAGCTTGAAGGCAACTACAAGGTAAAAGCAAAGAGAATAGTCCCGCTTTACAGAAAAGTCCTACTGCTCAAGGCCAAGTTTCCAGACATGAAGATCAAGTGGGTGCCCCGGGAACAGAACAGGGAAGCTGACAGGCTGACCAACATTGCATACAACAAGACACTGCGAGAAAACCCAGAATATCTGAACAGGGTACTAAAAGAAGAAAAGGGCTAG
- a CDS encoding DM13 domain-containing protein yields MMAGMGQDAMIEKELADNFVGVNDGIHNAEGVAKVIYLEDGSNVLRLEDLRVTNGPDLYIYLSTDKQASDFVDLGRLKANIGNQNYDIPKGTDLSKYDIVLVWCKQFSVLFGSAELMTPATSA; encoded by the coding sequence ATGATGGCAGGCATGGGCCAAGATGCGATGATAGAAAAGGAACTGGCGGACAACTTTGTCGGCGTCAATGACGGAATTCATAACGCCGAAGGAGTGGCCAAGGTGATCTACCTTGAAGATGGAAGCAATGTGCTGAGGCTTGAAGACTTGAGAGTAACAAACGGCCCTGACCTGTACATCTATCTTTCCACCGATAAGCAGGCATCCGACTTTGTTGACCTTGGTAGGCTGAAGGCAAATATTGGCAACCAGAACTACGACATACCCAAAGGGACCGACCTGTCAAAGTACGACATAGTGCTTGTGTGGTGTAAGCAATTTTCAGTGCTCTTTGGGAGCGCAGAGCTGATGACACCGGCCACATCGGCCTAG